In Mesorhizobium sp., one DNA window encodes the following:
- a CDS encoding ammonium transporter — protein sequence MTIMKRIAPMARTAALGALALGAMGTLAAFAQEAAPAATDAAAAAAPAPTMDKGDTAWMMVSTILVLFMILPGLALFYGGLVRSKNMLSVLMQCTMITATVIIVWVFWGYSMAFGDAPSAYWGGLGKAFLSGVTADSQAATFTAGVVIPEYVFICFQMTFACITPALIVGAFAERIKFRAVLLFVVLWVTVVYFPIAHMVWDSDGLLYGWGALDFAGGTVVHINAGIAALMGSILVGKRVGYGKDNMAPHSMTLTMVGASMLWVGWFGFNAGSNLEATGGAALAMINTFTATAGAIVAWVVIEGLIRGKASMLGAASGLVAGLVAVTPAAGFVGPIGAIVLGAVASAVCYFFVSVVKIKFGYDDSLDVFGIHGIGGIIGAIGTGILNSESFGGIGYGDLSAAAQTWIQIQAVLVTIVWCGIGSAILYKVVDLIVGLRPAVEAEQQGLDLTSHGEVAYHS from the coding sequence ATGACCATAATGAAACGAATTGCGCCCATGGCGCGCACGGCGGCGCTCGGCGCGCTCGCCCTGGGGGCGATGGGGACTCTCGCCGCTTTCGCCCAGGAAGCCGCTCCCGCCGCGACCGACGCGGCCGCTGCCGCGGCGCCGGCTCCGACGATGGACAAGGGCGATACCGCCTGGATGATGGTCTCGACCATCCTCGTCCTGTTCATGATCCTGCCCGGCCTGGCCCTGTTCTATGGCGGTCTCGTCCGCTCCAAGAACATGCTGTCCGTACTGATGCAGTGCACCATGATCACGGCCACCGTGATCATCGTCTGGGTGTTCTGGGGCTACTCGATGGCTTTCGGTGACGCGCCCAGCGCCTATTGGGGCGGTCTCGGCAAAGCCTTCCTCTCCGGCGTGACTGCGGACAGCCAGGCCGCGACCTTCACCGCCGGCGTTGTCATCCCCGAATATGTCTTCATCTGCTTCCAGATGACCTTCGCCTGCATCACCCCGGCCCTGATCGTCGGCGCCTTCGCCGAGCGCATCAAGTTCCGCGCCGTGCTGCTCTTCGTCGTCCTCTGGGTCACGGTCGTCTACTTCCCGATCGCCCACATGGTGTGGGATTCGGACGGTCTGCTCTACGGCTGGGGCGCGCTTGACTTCGCCGGCGGCACGGTCGTCCACATCAACGCCGGTATCGCGGCTCTGATGGGCTCGATCCTGGTCGGCAAGCGTGTCGGCTACGGCAAGGACAACATGGCCCCGCACTCGATGACCTTGACCATGGTCGGCGCTTCGATGCTGTGGGTCGGCTGGTTCGGCTTCAACGCCGGCTCCAACCTCGAAGCGACCGGCGGCGCGGCACTCGCCATGATCAACACCTTCACTGCCACGGCCGGCGCGATCGTCGCCTGGGTGGTCATCGAAGGTCTGATCCGCGGCAAGGCCTCCATGCTGGGCGCGGCCTCCGGCCTCGTCGCCGGCCTCGTCGCCGTCACCCCGGCGGCCGGCTTCGTCGGACCGATCGGCGCGATCGTTCTCGGCGCAGTCGCGAGCGCGGTCTGCTACTTCTTCGTCTCGGTGGTGAAGATCAAGTTCGGCTACGACGACTCGCTCGACGTGTTCGGCATCCACGGCATCGGCGGCATCATCGGCGCCATCGGTACCGGCATCCTGAACTCCGAATCGTTCGGCGGCATCGGCTATGGCGACCTGTCCGCGGCGGCCCAGACCTGGATCCAGATCCAGGCCGTGCTGGTCACGATCGTCTGGTGCGGCATCGGTTCGGCGATCCTCTACAAGGTTGTCGACCTGATCGTCGGCCTGCGTCCGGCCGTCGAGGCCGAGCAGCAGGGCCTCGACCTCACCTCGCACGGCGAAGTGGCCTACCACTCGTAA
- the tesB gene encoding acyl-CoA thioesterase II, giving the protein MAEPQTIQSILELEQLEHNLFRGRSPRTSWQRVFGGQVIAQALVAAQRCVEGERYVHSLHCYFMLPGDPAIPIIYQVERIRDGSSFTTRRVTAIQHGKAIFSLEASFQFDEEGLDFQVAMPLDIPGPDELLSQREIIERYADRIPAGIARFWQRERPIEFRPLDLDHYTSREKLEPRQNSWVRVREEVVDDRRIQAAVLAYLSDMTLLDTSTFAHGRFLADPDIQAASLDHAMWFHRPNRLDDWLLYTQDSPSTSGSRGFTRGALYARDGTLVASVAQEGLIRLRTKQNS; this is encoded by the coding sequence ATGGCCGAACCGCAGACGATTCAATCCATTCTCGAACTCGAGCAGCTGGAACACAACCTGTTTCGTGGTCGCAGCCCCAGGACCTCCTGGCAGCGCGTGTTCGGCGGACAGGTTATCGCCCAGGCGCTGGTCGCGGCCCAGCGATGCGTCGAGGGGGAGCGCTACGTGCACTCCCTGCATTGCTATTTCATGCTGCCTGGCGATCCGGCGATACCGATCATCTATCAGGTCGAGCGCATCAGGGACGGAAGCTCCTTCACGACGCGCCGCGTCACCGCGATCCAGCACGGCAAGGCGATCTTCTCGCTGGAAGCCTCGTTCCAGTTCGACGAGGAAGGTCTGGACTTCCAGGTCGCGATGCCGCTCGACATTCCGGGCCCTGACGAGCTGCTCAGCCAGCGCGAGATCATCGAACGCTACGCAGACCGGATCCCGGCCGGCATCGCCCGCTTCTGGCAGCGCGAACGGCCGATCGAGTTCAGGCCGCTCGATCTCGATCATTACACCAGCCGCGAGAAGCTCGAGCCGCGCCAGAACAGCTGGGTCCGCGTCCGGGAGGAGGTGGTCGACGACCGTCGGATTCAGGCGGCGGTGCTCGCCTATCTTTCCGACATGACGCTGCTCGACACCTCCACCTTCGCCCATGGCCGTTTCCTGGCCGATCCCGACATCCAGGCGGCGAGCCTCGACCATGCGATGTGGTTCCATCGCCCGAACCGGCTGGACGACTGGCTGCTCTACACCCAGGACAGCCCCTCCACCTCCGGCTCGCGCGGCTTCACGCGCGGCGCCCTCTATGCGCGCGACGGCACTCTGGTCGCCTCCGTTGCCCAGGAGGGACTCATCCGCCTGCGAACCAAGCAGAACTCGTAA
- a CDS encoding ubiquinone biosynthesis hydroxylase, producing the protein MAETNEAETASGARLDVLIAGAGYVGLATAVAIVEARPSLKVTVVDAAPAEAWRRDGRSSAIAAAACRMLERLGCWAEIEPQAQAITEMIVTDSRTADPVRPVFLTFGGEIAPGEPFAHMVDNKVLNGALRKRAAALGIDIIEGVAVDHFAAGPSQVSVALADGITIDTRLLVAADGVRSKLRDMAGIKTVHWDYGQSGIVCTVAHERPHHGRAEEHFLPAGPFAILPLTGNRSSIVWTERTEDANRIVAEDDLVFETELEQRFGLKLGEIRVEGGRKAWPLGLTLARAFVAPRFALAGDAAHGIHPIAGQGLNMGFRDAAALAEVIVEADRMGQDIGALDVLQQYERWRRFDTVQMGITTDVLNRLFSNDIGPLRALRDFGLGLVDRMPRMKNYFIGQASGISPAAPRLLRGEAI; encoded by the coding sequence ATGGCGGAAACCAACGAAGCCGAGACGGCGTCCGGCGCCCGACTCGACGTGCTGATCGCCGGCGCGGGCTATGTCGGCCTTGCCACCGCGGTGGCGATCGTCGAGGCGCGCCCGTCGCTCAAGGTCACGGTCGTCGATGCCGCCCCGGCGGAGGCCTGGCGCAGGGACGGCCGCTCCTCGGCGATCGCGGCCGCCGCCTGCCGGATGCTGGAGCGGCTCGGCTGCTGGGCCGAGATCGAGCCGCAGGCGCAGGCGATCACCGAGATGATCGTCACCGATTCGCGCACGGCCGACCCGGTGCGGCCGGTGTTCCTCACCTTCGGCGGCGAGATCGCTCCGGGCGAGCCGTTCGCCCACATGGTCGACAACAAGGTGCTCAACGGCGCTTTGCGCAAGCGGGCGGCGGCGCTCGGCATCGACATCATCGAAGGCGTCGCGGTCGACCATTTCGCGGCCGGTCCATCGCAGGTTTCCGTGGCGCTGGCCGACGGAATCACGATCGACACGAGGCTGCTGGTCGCGGCCGACGGCGTCCGCTCGAAGCTGCGCGACATGGCCGGCATCAAGACCGTGCACTGGGACTACGGCCAGTCGGGCATCGTCTGCACCGTGGCGCACGAGCGGCCGCACCACGGCCGCGCCGAAGAGCATTTCCTGCCCGCCGGACCGTTCGCCATCCTGCCGCTGACGGGCAACCGCTCGTCGATCGTCTGGACGGAACGCACCGAGGACGCGAACCGGATCGTCGCCGAGGACGACCTCGTTTTCGAGACGGAACTCGAGCAGCGTTTCGGCCTCAAGCTCGGCGAGATCCGCGTCGAGGGCGGCCGCAAGGCCTGGCCGCTGGGGCTGACGCTGGCACGCGCCTTCGTCGCGCCGCGCTTCGCCCTGGCGGGGGACGCCGCCCACGGCATCCATCCCATCGCGGGCCAGGGGCTGAACATGGGGTTTAGGGACGCCGCCGCGCTGGCCGAGGTGATCGTCGAGGCCGACCGCATGGGCCAGGACATCGGCGCGCTCGACGTGCTGCAGCAGTACGAGCGCTGGCGGCGCTTCGACACGGTGCAGATGGGGATCACGACGGACGTCCTGAACCGTCTGTTCTCCAACGATATCGGGCCGCTGAGAGCGCTGCGCGACTTCGGCCTCGGCCTGGTCGACCGGATGCCACGGATGAAGAACTACTTCATCGGCCAGGCGTCTGGCATCAGCCCCGCCGCACCACGGCTGCTCAGGGGCGAAGCGATCTGA
- a CDS encoding OsmC family protein: MDRHATANWKGNLKEGSGTLDTQSGALKALPYSFKARFEDESGKSGTNPEELIAAAHAGCFAMQLSHFLAENGTPAENLEAKAVVTLIPGTGITGSALTLTGKVPGIDAATFKELAEKAKAGCPVSKALGAINVTLDAKLA, from the coding sequence ATGGACCGTCATGCCACAGCCAACTGGAAGGGCAATCTGAAGGAGGGCTCAGGCACGCTCGACACGCAAAGCGGTGCGCTGAAGGCGCTGCCCTATTCGTTCAAGGCGCGCTTCGAGGACGAGAGCGGCAAATCCGGCACCAATCCGGAGGAGCTGATCGCCGCCGCGCATGCCGGATGCTTCGCCATGCAGCTGTCGCATTTCCTCGCCGAGAACGGCACGCCGGCCGAGAATCTGGAGGCCAAGGCGGTGGTCACCCTGATTCCCGGAACCGGCATCACCGGCAGCGCGCTGACGCTGACCGGCAAGGTGCCGGGCATCGACGCGGCGACGTTCAAGGAACTGGCGGAGAAGGCCAAGGCGGGGTGCCCCGTGTCGAAAGCGCTCGGCGCGATCAACGTGACGCTCGACGCAAAGCTCGCCTGA
- a CDS encoding CarD family transcriptional regulator, translating to MAIPQKKSSAARNGFKTGEFIVYPAHGVGQIVSIDEQEVAGHKLELFVIDFQKDKMRLKVPVAKAAAIGMRKLSETDYVDRALKVVQGRARVKRTMWSRRAQEYDAKINSGDLISISEVVRDLYRAENQPEQSYSERQLYEAALDRMAREIAAVNKMSETEAVRLIEVNLNKGPKRGAKAANEAEADADADVDAEQEEAA from the coding sequence TCGTCTATCCCGCGCACGGCGTCGGCCAGATCGTCTCGATCGACGAGCAGGAGGTCGCAGGCCACAAGCTTGAACTGTTCGTCATCGATTTCCAGAAAGACAAGATGCGCCTGAAGGTCCCCGTCGCCAAGGCCGCGGCGATCGGCATGCGCAAGCTGTCGGAGACCGACTATGTCGACCGCGCGCTGAAGGTCGTGCAGGGCCGCGCCCGCGTGAAGCGCACCATGTGGTCGCGCCGCGCCCAGGAATATGACGCGAAGATCAATTCGGGCGACCTGATCTCGATCTCCGAGGTCGTTCGCGACCTCTACCGCGCCGAGAACCAGCCGGAGCAGTCCTATTCCGAGCGGCAGCTCTACGAGGCCGCGCTCGACCGCATGGCGCGCGAGATCGCCGCCGTCAACAAGATGTCCGAGACCGAGGCCGTCCGCCTGATCGAGGTCAATCTGAACAAGGGTCCGAAGCGCGGCGCCAAAGCCGCCAACGAGGCGGAAGCCGACGCCGACGCCGATGTAGACGCGGAGCAGGAAGAGGCGGCCTGA
- a CDS encoding P-II family nitrogen regulator: protein MKIVMAIIKPFKLDEVREALTGVGIQGLTVTEVKGYGRQKGHTEIYRGAEYAVSFLPKLKIEIAVSSDMAEKAVEAISAAAKTGQIGDGKIFVYPIEQAVRIRTGETDNDAL, encoded by the coding sequence ATGAAAATCGTGATGGCAATCATCAAGCCGTTCAAGCTCGACGAGGTTCGCGAAGCGCTGACCGGCGTCGGGATCCAGGGCCTGACCGTCACCGAAGTCAAAGGTTATGGGCGTCAGAAGGGGCACACGGAAATCTATCGCGGCGCGGAATACGCCGTGAGCTTCCTCCCCAAGCTCAAGATCGAGATCGCGGTGAGCTCGGACATGGCGGAGAAGGCCGTCGAGGCCATTTCCGCCGCGGCCAAGACCGGCCAGATCGGCGACGGCAAAATCTTCGTCTACCCGATCGAGCAGGCCGTGCGCATCCGCACCGGCGAAACCGACAACGACGCGCTCTAA